GTTGGGGTTGCGGCGGTTGTGCGATGAAAACCGTCTGCTCCTGATGATGGATGGAGTGCAATGCGGTTATTTTCGCACGGGCCGTTTTCAAAGTTTCCAGCGCATTCTTGAGGGTATATCCGACGCGGAAGGTTTTCTGCCGGATGCCATTTCCATGGCCAAATCGCTGGCGGGCGGCATGCCCATGGGGGCTTTCTGGGTGCGGCAGCCTTATGCGGATTTGCTGGGACCGGGAAGTCACGCCACCACCTTTGGCGGCACGCCGCTGGCCTGCGCGGCGGCCTTGAAGGTTCTGGACATCGTGGAGCGGGACCATTTAGCCGACAACGCCCGCGCCACTGGTGACTGGATGAAACAGCAGTTGGAAAAGCTGGCGGCCCGCTTCCCGCAATGGATTAAATCGGTGCGGGGCCTGGGTTTTATGCTGGGCTTTGAACTGGCCGACAAGGCAGAAATACCGGCCTTTGCGGCGGCCGATAAACCCGCCTCCCTGCAGATGGTGCAACGGCTGCATGAGGCGGGCGTGCTCACCATTCCCTCGGGCAACCAGGTGGTCCGCCTGCTTCCTCCGTTGAACCTGACCCAAGAGGAGGCAGCGTTGGGGATTGGAAGAATTGGGGCGGTCGTCGAGAAACTGGGCTGCTGACCTTCGCGAAGGTCAGCGTTCGTCCGGGCGTGTCAGCGTGATGCGATCGCTCCATGCCTCCGCATTTTTCATTTGTTTACGCAAAAATTCCTGTAAGTCGCCGGTTTCCGCCGTAAGCACAAAATACGCCTCGGAAGGGTCATCCCCCGGGTTGGTCCGCCATTGATGGCGTAGGGCTTTGGGGTTCTTCTTCAGCCAGTCTCTCATCCATTTATAGTCCAAACCCTGCAGGGCCAGCTTGCCGTCTTCCAAACGCACCCGCACCACATAGTGCGATGGAATAGGCGGCGGGACGATGTTTTCAGCGAATTGTCCAAACAGGTTCAAGAACCACTGGTCATCGAGTTTGAACAGATGCCCGGTCATTTTGGATTCCTTCCCATCGGCGGAATAAGTGACGAAGTAGGCCTTGGCTTCATGCTCGGCCGGTTCAAAACGCCAGCGCTGGCCTTCACCTTCCCAGCGGCCCAACAGGGCGGGTTCAAAAAACACATTCTTTTCCTCGTAAAAAGGATTAACCGAGATAACGAAGCAACCGGTGAGGCAGAACAATGCCGCAACCAGCACCATGCGGCCCATCTTCCTCGCCGCAGGCCAGTCAGACCCGGCAGGGATGACTCTTTTCATGGCGATTTTTTGTCTGCAGGCGCTTCTTCAGGTTTTTCAACCACCCGGCGGCGCATGATGACATCGTCCTCATCCATCCATGCGATTTCAAAGCCCTTCGCCGCCAGAATGTTAATGCCCCCAGTAATATACCACATCCGCTCATCGGCTTTTTCCGGCCGACGGCGGCCCCCAAAAGGAATGACTCGCTGGGTGGTGCCATCCGGCCAGACAATGGTGGTTTGGTCACCGGCAAATCTAAAGTAGGCATATTCCCATCGTACGGCATCCTGGCTTGCCGGTGGTTTGGCAGGAGTCTCGGCGGCACGGATGGCTAAACCCATGCTGGCCAGTAAGAGGAGAGCAGCGAGCCATCTTTTCATTGTTTTTTCCATTGTTCGTAGGAGAGAATCGGGCGCGGGGCCAAACCGCTTTTCTCACGCTCCATGTTAATTCTTTCCGCCTCTGCGCGATAATCCAAGTAATGTCTTCGGTCTTCGGAATCCATGATGCGGTCAACGATACACCCATTACTTGCCAACGCCGCTGTTAGAACAAGAAGCTTAAATCCGGACCCAAAAGACCACTTGAGTTTCATAGAACAGATTTATAAAGCTCTCATTTCCACCATGTCAACCCTGGGATGGAGGCCATCAGCTCTGGCTCTGGCGGGAGATGTTGACGTTGTGCGTTGGGGAGATGAAGCTTATTTGCTCGGGCGGCCATGGACTCATTACCCCGACAACCGCCCATGAATCACAGACCTGAGACACCTCACCCCTCCGCAATCCCACCAAATATTCGTGAAAATCTTCAAGCAAGCCTGTCCACGTAATATTGGCACAATGGCGTGGAGTTCCCCCATGCCCAGCCCCATGATTTCATCAAGGCAGAATAATGGCGCTCAAGCCGCCATGAGAAAGTCCTTGCCTTCGACGAATCCGCGTTGACGGAGAGCTTGGCGGATGAGTTGTCGAGCACCTCGATTGGCCACATAGCCGGCTACAAATGCCTTGTCCGGGGGGGGTAATTGCTCGGGCAGTACAGTGATATGGCTGGCGCGGCCAGGCTGGCATTTGGCGGGGTCCACATCCACGTAACCCGTGATGGTGAGGCCGTGGTTTTCAAGATATGCCGCTCGTTTCCGGGTCACCCGCCCCGCGCCCCAAATCCATAGGCTTCGTCCTTGCAGGAGGCGTTTGACGGTGCGAGCCAGGTAATAGGCCTTCATCTCGTAAAAGGCTTCCTGGCTGTAACGCGGGTCCTGGCGCGAGAGTCTCTGCGGGGAATCATTCCAGATGATTACGCGGTGTTTGACT
This is a stretch of genomic DNA from Fontisphaera persica. It encodes these proteins:
- a CDS encoding aspartate aminotransferase family protein, coding for MQTTTQAMSAGNGLTWEAVKSCFQQYVVPSYGRFDLCLTRGRGAWVWDVEGRQYLDLGAGIAVCSLGHAHPELAEALAEQARTLVHVSNLYYHPWQGRLAERLTHLIAPGKVFFANSGAEANEGLYKLARRFGHEEGRFEIITAVNSFHGRTLAGIAATGQDKVKKGFGPSVPGFRHVPFNDLQAVKEAISPATVAVLIEGVQGEGGITPATPDYLLGLRRLCDENRLLLMMDGVQCGYFRTGRFQSFQRILEGISDAEGFLPDAISMAKSLAGGMPMGAFWVRQPYADLLGPGSHATTFGGTPLACAAALKVLDIVERDHLADNARATGDWMKQQLEKLAARFPQWIKSVRGLGFMLGFELADKAEIPAFAAADKPASLQMVQRLHEAGVLTIPSGNQVVRLLPPLNLTQEEAALGIGRIGAVVEKLGC